The segment TGCCGCTTAACTTCCATTTTAGCCATGGTTATGTAAAGGTAACTGTGGGTCTTGTAACTGGTAAAAAGTTATACGATAAGCGTCAAGATATGGCGGAACGCGATGCTAAGCGAGATATTGCAAAGCGTCTCAAAGAGCAACAAAAATATTAAGGTAAAAAGATCGAGTCATGATGGCTCGATTTTTTTGTGATATTTGTTAACTTATCTTATATTTTTAGTTGATAAATATGCATATTGAAATTATAATGTAAACAAGAGCAGTGTTTGTGGTTGACATTTTCTAAGTAGAGGAGAAACATCATGAATCAGAATATTCGGTACATTACAGAGGTTGCTATTTTAACGGCTATGATTACGGTATTAGGTGCTATTAAAATACCTAATGTCATTCCAGGTATAGAGTTTCAACTGTCAGCTCCATTGGCGGTAGCCATATGTGCCGTATTCGGATTTAAGAAATATATTATTAGCGGATGTCTATCTAGTTTAATCGGTTTAGCACTAGGTACACAAACTATTTTGAATGTTATGATTGCTATGCAATTTAGACTTATCGTAGGGCTAATTCTTTGGATGTGCCACAATCATATGATAGGTATTATGATTTCTGGCCCGATTGCATCTGCATTAGCGCGATTGACCTTGTCTGTATATATCGGTAAGGCCGCATTACCTATGGTTGCCTTGGCAGTGCCTGGCATGATTTTTACGGTCATTATGGCTCCTGTATTTGTAAAAGTATTCCGTAAAATCCACAGTCAAGCACATCAAAATCATGTAATAAAAGGTAAGGTATCATAATGAGTGAATTATATAGTGTACGCATGCGTGCAGCACAAGGTGGTCCCCATGAAAAAGGGGGCCACCATATTTCTGGTGCAGAGCGGATTGTGAAGTTAGAAGAAGTAGGGACTATAGCTCAATCGTTAACTGATCGCGCACTGCATCACAGTAAAGGAACAGCTGATTTTATCAATATTACTGTAGATTTAATCCCACCGGAGAAGATTACATATATTGACTGTCTAAAGGTAGAGGAACATAAAACTAGTAGCATTTCTGAATCCCATCAATTGGTGACTGAGCTTTTACCAGGTCCTAATATTAGTGAAACAGCTGTTCTTAAAGCTATATCTTTGTTAAAAGGTTTAGATAAATCTATGCGCGGCGCTATGTTAGTGGATGCCATTACTGGCGAGCGCTTAGATACAGGTGACCGCGGAGTACGTGTGAGTCATATGGACTCCTTTGACTCTTATGCATTAGGTGATAATGAACATATGAGAGAGGCCTTAGTATTAGCGTCTAAGGTACAATCAGCAGATGGTATTGTGGGAGAATTATGCTGGTCTGATGATCCCGACTATACAGTAGGTTATGTTGCTTGCAATGGTGTATACCATCGAATTCCTAATATGAAAGAATTGGGCTCAAATATAGGGGGCCGTGTTTTCTTTGTACGGTCTAATATAGATAGTGAAAGTGTAATTGAGTATTTGGAGCGTGCTCCAGTACTTGTTAAGCGGTGATAAAATGTACGAATTTTTTAAAGAACAATTAGACTCTAAGATAGAGAACCATAATTTACGAACCTTAAGAGAATACTGTCCTCTAGATGCAGTGCGAGTAAAACGAGATAATAAAGAATATTTAATGATGGCTTCAAATAATTATTTGGGCTTAACTTTTGATACTCGTGTCATAGAAGGGGCCCTGAAAGGGGCTCAACAATATGGAACAGGATCTGGTGGATCGCGCCTTGTATCTGGTACATTTCCATTATTTACAGAGCTCGAAAGGTCATTAGCTAAATTTAAGAATACTGAAAAAGCCCTTGTATTTAATACCGGTTATATGGCCAATGTAGGAACTATTTCTGCCGTAGCTGATAAGAATACTATTATTTTTAGTGATGCTCTTAATCATGCTAGTATTATTGATGGTTGTAGATTAAGTCGAGGTACTGTAAAAACATATAGCCACTGTGATATAGACGAGTTAAAGTATCTGTTAAAACAGGTAGATCGAAACACTCGAAAGCTTATAGTTACTGATGGCGTATTTAGTATGGATGGGGATATTGCACCACTAGATAAACTGTATGAATTAAGCCGTGATTACAATGCATTGCTCATGGTTGACGATGCCCATGCAACGGGAACTATTGGTAATGGTCATGGTACAGCGGCCTATTTTGGACTTGAAAAAGAAGTAGACATACAACTTGGTACATTGAGTAAATCTTTAGGCTCTGTTGGTGGTTATGTAGCTGCAAATAGTACTATCATAGATTATCTCGTTAATACGAGCCGCAGTTTTATATTCTCTACCGCATTATCTCCTGCTGATATAGGGGCGGCCTTAGCTGCATTACAGGTTCTTGAGACAGATGCATCTGTTTTAGCGCGTTTACATGAAAATGTAAACTATATGGCAGATCAATTGATTTCTATGGGAATTGATGCTACTAATGAAACGCCAATTTTCCCAATACTAATAGGGCGTAATGAAGATACACTTGCCGTATCTGATTATCTATATGAGGATGGCATTATAGGCACCGCTATTCGTCCGCCTACAGTACCTATTGGTGAAAGCAGAATTAGACTAACGGTGACTGCTGCGCATAATAAAGAACAAATAGATTATGTGTGCCAATCACT is part of the Veillonella nakazawae genome and harbors:
- the bioF gene encoding 8-amino-7-oxononanoate synthase, giving the protein MYEFFKEQLDSKIENHNLRTLREYCPLDAVRVKRDNKEYLMMASNNYLGLTFDTRVIEGALKGAQQYGTGSGGSRLVSGTFPLFTELERSLAKFKNTEKALVFNTGYMANVGTISAVADKNTIIFSDALNHASIIDGCRLSRGTVKTYSHCDIDELKYLLKQVDRNTRKLIVTDGVFSMDGDIAPLDKLYELSRDYNALLMVDDAHATGTIGNGHGTAAYFGLEKEVDIQLGTLSKSLGSVGGYVAANSTIIDYLVNTSRSFIFSTALSPADIGAALAALQVLETDASVLARLHENVNYMADQLISMGIDATNETPIFPILIGRNEDTLAVSDYLYEDGIIGTAIRPPTVPIGESRIRLTVTAAHNKEQIDYVCQSLQNAMKQL
- a CDS encoding 6-carboxyhexanoate--CoA ligase, whose protein sequence is MSELYSVRMRAAQGGPHEKGGHHISGAERIVKLEEVGTIAQSLTDRALHHSKGTADFINITVDLIPPEKITYIDCLKVEEHKTSSISESHQLVTELLPGPNISETAVLKAISLLKGLDKSMRGAMLVDAITGERLDTGDRGVRVSHMDSFDSYALGDNEHMREALVLASKVQSADGIVGELCWSDDPDYTVGYVACNGVYHRIPNMKELGSNIGGRVFFVRSNIDSESVIEYLERAPVLVKR